A single window of Pseudomonadota bacterium DNA harbors:
- a CDS encoding polymer-forming cytoskeletal protein — protein MTVNAIEYGDDKITTVIAEDLEITGTIKFKSSLMLKCLFDGEILSEGLLIIGPTAKVKATITTQNLISHGEITGDVTASEQVILKDTSVHVGNITTRNILIENGSIFNG, from the coding sequence ATGACAGTTAATGCCATAGAATACGGCGATGACAAAATTACCACCGTAATTGCTGAAGATCTTGAGATTACCGGTACAATCAAGTTTAAAAGTTCTCTCATGCTGAAGTGTCTTTTTGATGGGGAAATATTATCGGAAGGTCTGTTGATTATAGGGCCTACCGCAAAAGTAAAAGCGACCATCACCACTCAGAATCTCATTTCTCATGGAGAAATAACGGGGGATGTCACGGCCAGTGAACAGGTCATATTAAAAGACACATCCGTGCATGTAGGCAACATTACCACAAGAAATATTTTAATTGAGAACGGTTCTATTTTTAACGGT